Proteins from one Deltaproteobacteria bacterium genomic window:
- a CDS encoding DUF362 domain-containing protein, protein MRNAHIAEKFGEKSTVALIKRDKVAGSPGKYTQEAVKQVKAMLKEGADYLGGMKKFVKPGNSVLLKVNSVYPVPPEAAWNVDPRLVEALIGLIKDEVPDVGKIIVADDSAAVKQVPDIDTVDVMVQNGIAAAARKAGAEVICLEYDSHVRTTIPDARTFPYFECPKALLDADVIITVPKWKNHIEGHMTLGIKNAQGYYTRVLKQDGMTDHRNDKERRHANDVHLKFTDTLKVIYPDLTIIDGLWAIQGDGPGVARDWEVIRDMNMIVMSDDIVAADSVAAQASGYAWDYVPTTRLAGRQGFGHAKPEEINIKGADLQKVMVKFVPAKLYDIQGYYDNVDVYTHGGCVTGCQPLLRMTLNFPDEAGTLKKLKEPINFIVGNNTYIPHDLKPERTCLLGDCLWNNWLDLEAEGSLTPQNLKDRGALVIPGCPSFANIFSNIPPWIDKIAAKDQAELAAAAAAVA, encoded by the coding sequence ATGAGGAATGCACACATCGCGGAAAAGTTTGGCGAAAAGTCTACCGTGGCCCTGATCAAGCGGGACAAGGTGGCGGGAAGCCCCGGCAAGTACACACAGGAAGCGGTAAAACAAGTCAAAGCCATGCTCAAGGAAGGCGCCGACTATTTGGGCGGCATGAAGAAATTCGTCAAGCCCGGAAATTCCGTGCTCCTTAAAGTGAACTCCGTTTATCCGGTTCCGCCCGAAGCGGCCTGGAACGTAGACCCGCGCCTGGTGGAGGCTCTTATCGGCCTCATCAAGGATGAAGTCCCCGACGTGGGAAAAATCATCGTCGCCGACGACTCCGCAGCGGTAAAGCAAGTGCCGGACATCGACACCGTTGACGTCATGGTCCAGAACGGTATTGCGGCTGCCGCGCGAAAAGCGGGCGCCGAGGTCATCTGCCTCGAGTACGATTCGCATGTGAGGACCACCATTCCGGATGCGCGTACATTCCCCTATTTTGAATGTCCCAAGGCGCTGCTGGATGCGGACGTCATTATCACCGTTCCCAAATGGAAAAACCACATCGAGGGGCACATGACTTTGGGCATCAAGAACGCCCAGGGGTATTATACGCGCGTGCTGAAGCAGGACGGCATGACGGATCACAGGAATGACAAGGAAAGGCGCCACGCCAACGACGTTCATCTGAAGTTCACGGACACCTTGAAGGTCATCTATCCGGATCTGACCATTATCGACGGGCTGTGGGCCATTCAGGGAGACGGTCCGGGTGTGGCCCGGGATTGGGAAGTGATTCGCGATATGAACATGATCGTCATGAGCGACGACATCGTTGCGGCGGATTCCGTCGCGGCCCAGGCATCCGGATACGCCTGGGACTATGTGCCCACTACGCGTCTCGCCGGGCGGCAGGGCTTCGGTCATGCCAAGCCTGAAGAGATCAATATCAAAGGCGCGGACCTTCAGAAGGTCATGGTGAAGTTCGTGCCGGCCAAGCTCTACGACATCCAAGGCTACTATGACAACGTGGACGTATATACGCACGGCGGGTGCGTCACCGGATGTCAGCCGCTTCTTCGCATGACGCTCAACTTTCCGGACGAAGCCGGAACACTTAAGAAGCTGAAAGAACCCATCAACTTTATCGTCGGAAACAACACCTACATACCCCATGATCTCAAACCCGAGAGAACCTGCCTGCTGGGTGACTGCCTTTGGAACAACTGGCTGGACCTGGAAGCTGAAGGATCTCTCACTCCGCAGAATCTGAAGGACCGCGGGGCCCTCGTTATTCCGGGATGCCCGTCTTTCGCCAACATCTTCTCCAACATTCCTCCGTGGATTGACAAGATAGCGGCCAAGGACCAGGCGGAGTTGGCAGCCGCGGCTGCCGCGGTCGCGTAG
- a CDS encoding SDR family oxidoreductase, whose amino-acid sequence MRLSNKVAFITGAGSGIGREIALHFSEHGAKIVIAEIVEERGRETASLIEKKGGEALFVRIDVSSVESIEAGVKQALERFGKIDVLVNNAGILEYLPFLQIKEKNWDRLMNINLKGTFFCAQKVAKEMIRLKSPGSIINLASIAAELAIEFQSHYVTSKGGVRMMTKGLALELAPYGIRVNAIAPGVILTEMTKEDLEEPSVREEAEAKIPLGRLGAPLDVARAALFFASDESDYITGSLLFVTGGFEISV is encoded by the coding sequence ATGCGTTTAAGCAACAAGGTGGCTTTCATTACAGGGGCCGGCTCCGGCATCGGAAGAGAAATCGCCCTTCACTTTTCCGAGCACGGCGCAAAGATTGTAATAGCGGAAATCGTGGAAGAACGAGGCCGGGAAACGGCAAGCTTGATTGAAAAGAAAGGCGGAGAAGCCCTTTTTGTCCGGATCGATGTAAGCTCGGTGGAATCCATTGAGGCGGGGGTTAAACAAGCGCTCGAACGTTTCGGCAAAATAGATGTGTTGGTGAATAATGCAGGAATCCTGGAGTATCTTCCCTTTCTGCAAATAAAGGAGAAAAACTGGGACCGTCTCATGAACATCAACCTGAAAGGGACGTTTTTTTGCGCTCAGAAGGTTGCCAAAGAGATGATTCGTTTGAAGAGCCCTGGATCCATCATCAACCTGGCTTCCATCGCCGCCGAGTTGGCCATTGAATTCCAGAGCCATTACGTGACCTCCAAGGGAGGGGTTCGAATGATGACAAAGGGTTTGGCTCTCGAGCTGGCGCCCTACGGAATCCGCGTGAACGCCATAGCGCCCGGTGTCATTCTGACGGAAATGACCAAGGAGGACTTGGAGGAGCCTTCGGTTCGGGAAGAAGCGGAAGCCAAAATTCCTCTGGGCCGTTTGGGCGCCCCTTTGGATGTAGCCCGCGCAGCGCTCTTCTTTGCATCCGACGAATCGGACTACATTACCGGAAGCTTGTT